The following are from one region of the Stigmatella ashevillena genome:
- a CDS encoding trifunctional serine/threonine-protein kinase/ATP-binding protein/sensor histidine kinase encodes MIGIPGYTLIDKLKSTGTNILYHAVRDSDRLPVIVKMPMSAHPGVRERDDYRREYAVLQRLSEVRGVSRALGCELRGERPVLLMEGEGGAALSDTGGIPLGVEHFLGLAISLASTLTDIHRRGVIHKDLKPSNIIRLLSGETRIVDFGSATVQSVEHVEAVPAGLIEGTLAYMSPEQTGRMNRSVDYRTDLYSLGVTFYELLTGTLPFHGRDALEWFHAHMAQTPRAPHERIPAIAPCLSAIVIKLLAKVAEERYQSADGLKADLLRCQESLGRGVREPFPLGEHDIPTHFQMPQRLYGREAQVDTLLQSFERVARGGHPELVLISGYSGIGKSAVVHELYRPVVQRRGIFLDGKFDQFQRDIPYTTLAQAIRGLVRQLLAGTDAELEAWREQLHEAWEGSGQLLVDLVPQLELVVGKQPALPALTPAESQHRFDWLFQRFLGVLSTPAHPLVIFLDDLQWADMASLRLIQHLFTHPDTPPLLMIGAYRDNEVSPSHPLMLARQELHKAGAWVAELRLEPLGQEQLRQIITDALPGAEREVIEPLSALVHSKTGGNPFFFLQLMRTLNQDGLLTRTPAGHWQWNEQGIRARAYSDNVVDFLVGRLRQLPPETQQLLRLAACAGNAFPTRTLAIIADKSEDAVERELEPSLQEGLLMQAGQEQYRFLHDRIQQAAHALIPEEERKAIHLRIGRLLLASLSLEEVREKLFDVVNHLNAGTELLVIPGERHQVALLNAEAGRKAQASTAHRAAVTYFTAALSLLPDLWAREHALAFQLSFQRATSEFMSGNTDGARQFVEALRPRARTSAQLASVSVLLSNIHIATSESQLAVDCLLECLTCLGMPMPPHPSREEVEAANAEVWTLLGERPIASLLELPLMTDPDIQVVMSVLAALFTPSLFTDVNLLVLHLCRMISLSLRHGNSEAITNGYAWYGITLGDLFGRYREGHAFGELALALVERHGYTTSRARILYSMEILSVWTQPLTLSLEHIRNAFQQAVPAGDFQTAGYCCNHIITDRLALGHNLDEVHQESIARMDFARKASFQAVQQVIQHTQRYIQQLRGLSPSFDSLNGEGFDEDAFEARLSSIPHMSTAVCWYWITKTQSRVMCGRYEEACQASARAQELLWSSLGHIQRVDFHLYSALALSGRCEDAAPEARREYLEAMRRHQRQLEEWAQHNPGTFRAAERMAAAELAQHQAQWDEAVHAYDAAIQSAREHGFIQNAALANEFAARFWRKRGVKTLALASAREAREAYLAWGAHGKVKHLEDQWPLLSDTASTQDRGFDTTSIHLDALTVVKAQHAISGEIDLEQLVSTLLRVAMENVGAQRGALLRPLGNKLRLVAISSVAEGGAVVLSEDHSTHALPWSLLTYVKRTREHVLIGDASRPHPYASDDYFERGQAKAVLCLPLLRQEELVGVLYLENSLTADAFTPARITLLGHIASQAAISIENARLYADIKQAKTALRDANDELERRVDERTHELKEAQARLVEMARAAGMSEIASNVLHNVGNVLTSAVINLETTRHEVGASRVVRVRQVAGLIQEHRETLMDFLTKDSRGRRLPDYLSALAAELIKEQTHLQESLEAMNRHLEHIRAIVQVQQTYAKTPLLTEECDLMQLVDDTLRIQSSSIQRHGIILTRDFARLPQVWLDKHKVMQILVNLIANAKDAMDAMPEQQRHLLVRLTTDNGWARIQVTDSGVGLTPEILGKLFTHGFTTRKDGHGFGLHSSSLAAQMLGGRLTLESEGPGKGATATLEIPLTPEPRKFPPGAQRKEPHVGPPSPVKER; translated from the coding sequence ATGATCGGCATTCCTGGCTACACGCTTATCGACAAACTCAAGTCAACAGGCACGAATATCCTGTATCATGCGGTGCGCGACTCGGATCGCCTGCCTGTCATCGTCAAGATGCCCATGTCCGCGCATCCCGGCGTGCGCGAGCGCGACGACTACCGCCGGGAGTACGCCGTCCTGCAGCGGCTGAGCGAGGTGCGCGGCGTCTCCCGGGCCCTGGGCTGCGAGCTGAGAGGCGAGCGGCCGGTGCTCCTGATGGAGGGAGAAGGAGGAGCCGCCCTGTCTGACACGGGGGGGATACCGCTCGGAGTGGAGCACTTCCTCGGGCTGGCCATCTCCCTGGCATCAACGCTTACGGACATTCACCGCCGCGGCGTCATCCACAAGGACCTCAAGCCCTCCAACATCATCCGCCTGCTCTCGGGCGAGACGCGCATCGTCGACTTCGGGAGCGCCACCGTCCAGAGCGTCGAGCACGTGGAGGCGGTCCCCGCAGGGCTCATCGAGGGGACCCTCGCCTATATGTCCCCGGAGCAGACCGGACGCATGAACCGCTCGGTGGACTACCGCACCGACCTCTACTCCCTGGGGGTGACCTTCTACGAGCTGCTCACCGGCACCTTGCCCTTCCACGGACGCGATGCGCTCGAGTGGTTCCACGCCCACATGGCGCAGACCCCGAGAGCGCCGCACGAGCGCATCCCGGCCATTGCCCCCTGCCTGTCCGCTATCGTGATCAAGCTGCTGGCCAAGGTGGCCGAGGAACGCTACCAGAGCGCCGACGGGTTGAAGGCCGACCTGCTGCGCTGCCAGGAGTCGCTCGGCCGGGGCGTGCGCGAGCCGTTTCCCCTGGGCGAGCACGACATCCCTACCCACTTCCAGATGCCCCAGCGGCTCTATGGGCGCGAAGCCCAAGTGGACACGCTGCTGCAGTCCTTCGAGCGGGTCGCGCGGGGTGGGCATCCGGAGCTGGTGCTGATCAGCGGCTACTCCGGCATCGGCAAGTCCGCGGTGGTGCACGAGCTGTACCGGCCCGTCGTGCAGCGGCGGGGCATTTTCCTCGACGGCAAATTCGACCAGTTCCAGCGGGACATCCCTTACACCACCCTGGCCCAGGCCATCCGGGGCCTGGTGCGCCAGTTGTTGGCCGGCACCGACGCGGAGCTCGAGGCGTGGCGCGAGCAACTGCACGAGGCGTGGGAGGGAAGCGGGCAGCTCCTCGTGGATCTGGTCCCCCAGCTCGAGCTCGTCGTGGGCAAGCAGCCAGCGCTCCCAGCGCTCACCCCCGCCGAGTCACAACATCGCTTCGACTGGCTCTTCCAGCGCTTTCTCGGGGTGCTCTCCACCCCCGCGCACCCGCTCGTCATCTTCCTGGATGACCTGCAGTGGGCCGACATGGCCAGCCTCCGGCTCATCCAGCACCTCTTCACCCACCCGGACACCCCGCCGCTGTTGATGATCGGCGCCTACCGCGACAACGAGGTCAGCCCGTCCCACCCGTTGATGCTGGCGCGGCAGGAGCTGCACAAAGCGGGCGCGTGGGTGGCCGAGCTCCGGCTCGAGCCCCTGGGCCAGGAGCAGCTGAGACAGATCATCACCGATGCGCTCCCAGGCGCGGAGCGGGAGGTCATCGAACCCCTCTCGGCCCTGGTGCACAGCAAGACTGGAGGCAACCCCTTCTTTTTCCTCCAGCTCATGCGGACGTTGAACCAGGACGGGCTGTTGACCCGCACGCCAGCGGGGCATTGGCAGTGGAATGAGCAGGGCATCCGGGCCCGGGCCTACTCCGACAACGTCGTCGACTTCCTGGTGGGTCGGCTGCGACAGCTCCCCCCGGAGACCCAGCAGTTGCTGCGCCTGGCGGCGTGCGCGGGCAATGCCTTCCCGACGCGCACCCTGGCCATCATCGCCGACAAATCAGAGGACGCGGTGGAGCGGGAACTCGAGCCCTCGCTCCAGGAAGGCCTGTTGATGCAGGCGGGCCAGGAGCAATACCGGTTCCTCCACGATCGCATCCAGCAGGCGGCCCATGCCCTCATTCCCGAGGAGGAGCGCAAAGCCATCCACCTGCGCATCGGCCGTCTGCTGCTGGCGAGCCTGTCCCTGGAGGAAGTGCGCGAAAAGCTCTTCGACGTGGTGAACCATCTCAACGCCGGGACGGAGCTGCTCGTGATCCCCGGGGAGCGCCACCAGGTCGCGCTGCTGAATGCCGAGGCGGGCAGGAAGGCCCAGGCTTCGACGGCGCACCGCGCGGCCGTCACCTACTTCACGGCGGCCCTCTCACTGCTGCCAGACCTCTGGGCGCGCGAGCACGCGCTGGCCTTCCAGCTGAGCTTCCAGCGGGCGACGAGCGAGTTCATGAGCGGCAACACGGACGGGGCGCGCCAGTTCGTGGAGGCGCTCCGCCCCCGGGCGCGCACCTCCGCGCAGCTGGCGTCGGTGTCCGTGTTGTTGAGCAACATCCACATCGCCACCAGCGAATCCCAGCTCGCCGTGGACTGTCTGCTGGAGTGCCTGACCTGCCTGGGCATGCCCATGCCCCCCCATCCCTCCCGGGAGGAGGTGGAGGCAGCCAACGCGGAGGTGTGGACCCTGCTGGGGGAACGCCCCATCGCGAGCCTCCTTGAGCTGCCGCTCATGACGGACCCGGACATCCAGGTGGTGATGAGCGTCCTCGCCGCCCTGTTCACGCCCTCGCTCTTCACGGACGTCAACCTGCTCGTCCTGCACCTGTGCCGGATGATCTCCCTGTCCTTGCGCCACGGCAACAGCGAGGCCATCACGAATGGGTATGCGTGGTACGGCATCACGCTGGGCGACCTGTTCGGGCGGTACCGGGAGGGCCATGCCTTCGGCGAGCTGGCCCTCGCCCTCGTCGAGCGCCACGGCTACACCACCTCCCGGGCGAGGATCCTCTACTCGATGGAGATCCTCAGCGTCTGGACCCAGCCGCTCACCCTCTCGCTGGAGCACATCCGCAATGCCTTTCAGCAGGCCGTTCCGGCGGGTGATTTCCAGACCGCCGGCTACTGCTGCAACCACATCATCACGGATCGCCTCGCCCTCGGGCACAACCTGGACGAGGTCCACCAGGAGTCGATCGCGCGCATGGACTTCGCGCGCAAGGCCAGCTTCCAAGCCGTCCAACAAGTCATCCAGCACACCCAGCGCTACATACAGCAACTGCGCGGCCTGTCCCCGTCCTTCGACTCGCTGAACGGTGAGGGCTTCGACGAGGACGCCTTCGAGGCCAGGCTGTCGTCGATACCGCACATGAGCACCGCGGTGTGCTGGTACTGGATCACCAAGACGCAGTCGCGCGTCATGTGCGGCCGGTACGAGGAGGCATGTCAAGCATCCGCCAGGGCCCAGGAGCTCCTCTGGTCCTCGCTCGGCCACATCCAACGGGTGGACTTCCACCTCTACAGCGCGTTGGCCCTGTCCGGCCGCTGCGAGGACGCGGCGCCCGAAGCACGACGGGAATACCTCGAGGCCATGCGGCGGCACCAACGACAGCTCGAGGAGTGGGCGCAGCACAACCCCGGCACCTTCCGCGCGGCCGAGCGGATGGCCGCCGCGGAACTCGCCCAGCATCAGGCGCAATGGGACGAGGCGGTGCACGCCTACGATGCGGCGATCCAATCGGCGCGCGAGCACGGCTTCATCCAGAACGCCGCGCTCGCCAACGAGTTCGCGGCGCGCTTCTGGCGCAAGCGGGGGGTCAAGACCCTCGCCCTGGCCTCCGCCCGCGAGGCGCGGGAGGCGTACCTGGCGTGGGGGGCCCACGGCAAGGTCAAGCACCTGGAGGACCAGTGGCCCCTGCTCTCGGACACGGCGAGCACGCAGGACCGCGGATTCGATACGACCTCGATCCATCTCGATGCGCTCACCGTGGTGAAAGCCCAACACGCCATCTCTGGGGAGATCGACCTGGAGCAACTGGTGTCCACGCTGCTGCGAGTGGCCATGGAGAACGTTGGCGCCCAGCGCGGCGCCCTGCTGCGCCCGCTCGGCAACAAGCTGCGGCTGGTGGCCATCTCCAGCGTGGCGGAAGGGGGCGCCGTGGTGCTTTCGGAAGACCACTCCACCCACGCGCTGCCCTGGTCGCTCCTCACCTACGTCAAGCGCACGCGCGAGCACGTGCTCATTGGTGATGCCTCCCGGCCCCATCCCTACGCCTCCGACGACTACTTCGAGCGCGGCCAGGCCAAGGCGGTGCTCTGCCTGCCGCTGCTGCGCCAGGAGGAGCTCGTCGGCGTGCTCTACTTAGAGAACAGCCTCACCGCGGATGCCTTCACCCCGGCCCGCATCACGCTGCTCGGGCACATCGCCTCCCAGGCCGCCATCTCCATCGAGAACGCTCGGCTCTACGCCGACATCAAGCAGGCCAAGACCGCCCTGCGCGACGCCAACGACGAGTTGGAGCGGCGCGTGGACGAGCGCACGCACGAGCTCAAGGAGGCCCAGGCCCGGCTGGTGGAGATGGCACGCGCGGCGGGAATGTCCGAGATCGCCTCCAACGTGCTGCACAACGTGGGCAACGTCCTCACCAGCGCCGTCATCAACCTCGAGACGACGCGTCACGAGGTGGGCGCGTCACGGGTCGTCCGGGTGCGGCAGGTGGCCGGGCTGATCCAGGAGCACCGTGAGACGCTGATGGACTTCCTCACGAAGGATTCCCGGGGGCGCCGCCTGCCCGACTACCTGTCCGCGCTCGCCGCCGAGCTCATCAAAGAGCAGACGCACCTGCAGGAGAGTCTGGAGGCCATGAACCGGCACCTGGAGCACATCCGCGCCATCGTCCAGGTGCAGCAGACCTACGCGAAGACGCCACTGCTCACCGAGGAGTGTGATCTGATGCAGCTCGTCGACGACACCCTGCGCATCCAGTCCTCCTCGATCCAGCGCCACGGCATCATCCTCACCCGCGATTTCGCCCGCCTACCCCAGGTGTGGCTCGACAAGCACAAGGTGATGCAGATCCTGGTCAACCTGATCGCCAACGCCAAGGACGCCATGGACGCCATGCCCGAGCAGCAGCGGCACCTGCTCGTGCGGCTCACCACGGACAACGGGTGGGCACGCATCCAGGTGACGGACAGTGGCGTGGGCCTCACGCCGGAGATCCTCGGCAAGCTCTTCACGCATGGTTTCACCACGCGGAAGGACGGCCACGGCTTCGGCCTGCATTCGAGCTCGCTGGCGGCGCAGATGCTGGGAGGGCGTCTGACACTGGAGAGCGAGGGGCCCGGCAAGGGAGCCACGGCCACCCTGGAGATTCCGCTCACGCCCGAGCCCAGGAAGTTCCCCCCGGGGGCCCAGCGGAAGGAACCTCACGTGGGTCCCCCTTCCCCCGTGAAGGAGCGTTGA
- a CDS encoding TetR/AcrR family transcriptional regulator, translating to MARWEPNARGRLEQAAMELFQERGYVRTTVEEIAARAGLTERTFFRYFTDKREVLFSGSSDLQKLIADATTGAPKETAPLDAVAAALEAAAAALQQVRDESYVQARHALVTAHAELRERELIKLASLASAVAHALRKRGVAEPAASLTAEAGIAVFKVAFERWVTGTLPRDLSQHVRMAFGELRAITAGTARTLSASRHESPRRRRTKK from the coding sequence ATGGCCCGCTGGGAACCCAACGCACGTGGACGGCTGGAGCAAGCCGCGATGGAGCTCTTTCAAGAGCGCGGGTACGTCCGAACGACGGTGGAGGAGATCGCCGCGCGCGCGGGGCTCACGGAGCGCACCTTCTTCCGCTACTTCACCGACAAGCGCGAGGTCTTGTTCTCAGGCTCGAGCGATCTCCAGAAGCTCATCGCAGACGCCACCACCGGCGCTCCCAAGGAGACCGCACCGCTCGACGCAGTCGCTGCCGCACTCGAAGCCGCCGCCGCCGCGCTCCAACAGGTGCGTGACGAAAGCTACGTCCAGGCACGGCATGCCCTCGTCACGGCTCACGCGGAGCTTCGAGAGCGCGAGCTGATCAAGCTCGCGTCGCTCGCGTCGGCCGTTGCGCACGCGCTTCGCAAGCGCGGCGTCGCAGAGCCCGCCGCGAGTCTGACCGCCGAGGCGGGGATCGCAGTCTTCAAGGTGGCGTTCGAGCGATGGGTGACCGGCACCCTGCCGCGCGATCTATCGCAACACGTCCGAATGGCGTTCGGCGAGCTCAGAGCCATCACCGCAGGCACCGCGCGCACCCTGAGTGCATCGCGGCACGAGTCGCCGAGGCGCCGTCGCACCAAGAAGTGA
- a CDS encoding SDR family oxidoreductase has translation MRVFVTGASGFIGSAVVPELLGAGHQVVGLARSDAAAQALAAAGAEVHRGSLDDLDSLRAGAAKSDGVIHLAFVHDFSQYEAALRTDTLAIESLGTALEGSDRPFVIASGMLGTTETDSPRANSPRSRSEEMVLALAARRVRTSIVRLPPTVHGKGDHGFVPRLIAIARAKGVAAYVGDGANRWPAVHRLDAARLFQLALERAPAGTRLHAVADEGVPTRDIASVIARRLGVPVVSKSSEEANEHFGFLGRIFSLDVPASAERTREQFGWRPVEPGLIADLDDEHYFAAAT, from the coding sequence ATGCGTGTCTTCGTCACCGGAGCAAGCGGTTTCATCGGCTCAGCGGTCGTCCCCGAACTTCTGGGCGCGGGCCATCAGGTGGTCGGACTTGCTCGCTCGGATGCTGCGGCTCAGGCCCTCGCCGCAGCCGGAGCCGAGGTGCATCGGGGTTCGCTCGACGATCTCGACAGCCTGCGCGCCGGCGCGGCGAAGTCGGACGGGGTCATCCACCTCGCGTTCGTCCACGACTTTTCGCAGTACGAGGCGGCGCTGCGCACCGACACGCTCGCCATCGAGAGCCTCGGCACCGCGCTCGAGGGCTCCGATCGACCGTTCGTCATCGCCTCGGGCATGTTGGGGACCACCGAGACCGACTCGCCGCGCGCCAACTCGCCGCGCAGCCGTTCGGAAGAGATGGTGCTCGCGCTGGCCGCGCGCCGCGTGCGCACGTCCATCGTGCGACTCCCGCCGACGGTCCACGGCAAGGGCGATCACGGCTTCGTGCCGCGCCTCATCGCTATCGCTCGCGCAAAGGGCGTCGCCGCGTACGTCGGAGACGGCGCGAATCGTTGGCCTGCCGTGCACCGGCTCGACGCGGCGCGCCTCTTCCAACTCGCGCTGGAACGCGCTCCGGCAGGCACCAGGCTCCACGCTGTCGCCGACGAGGGCGTGCCCACCCGCGACATCGCGAGCGTCATCGCGCGTCGGCTCGGCGTGCCGGTCGTCTCGAAATCATCCGAAGAGGCGAACGAGCACTTCGGCTTCTTGGGACGGATCTTCTCGCTCGATGTCCCAGCATCGGCGGAGCGTACGCGAGAACAGTTCGGCTGGCGCCCCGTCGAGCCCGGACTCATCGCCGACCTCGACGACGAGCACTACTTCGCGGCAGCCACGTGA
- a CDS encoding DUF1569 domain-containing protein yields MNRRKLLYTAIATPVVLVLGVKTASMARHGALSELLAQLQSLPADKLRSTGRWSVSEIFQHCAQSIRFSRLGYPQAKSALFQNTAGAAALNVFSAAGKMQHPLDEAIPGAPALVSGLPNEVALAELVSELEKFMAWQGELAPHFAYGKLSKAQYDSAHCLHVKNHLSEVSGSREGHL; encoded by the coding sequence ATGAACCGCAGAAAGCTTCTGTATACAGCCATCGCGACACCTGTGGTTCTGGTCCTGGGGGTAAAAACCGCATCCATGGCACGCCATGGCGCGCTGTCAGAATTGCTGGCCCAGTTGCAAAGCTTGCCCGCGGACAAACTGCGCAGCACAGGACGCTGGAGCGTCAGTGAGATATTCCAGCATTGTGCTCAGAGCATCCGTTTTTCACGCCTTGGCTATCCGCAGGCGAAATCTGCCCTGTTTCAGAACACAGCCGGTGCAGCGGCCCTCAATGTGTTTTCTGCAGCAGGAAAAATGCAGCATCCACTGGATGAAGCCATCCCCGGCGCACCCGCACTGGTCAGTGGATTGCCGAACGAAGTTGCTCTGGCCGAGTTGGTGAGTGAATTGGAAAAATTCATGGCTTGGCAAGGTGAGCTGGCCCCGCACTTTGCCTATGGGAAGCTGAGCAAGGCTCAGTATGACAGTGCTCATTGCCTGCATGTGAAGAATCATCTGAGTGAGGTAAGCGGCAGCCGCGAAGGGCATCTGTAA
- a CDS encoding tetratricopeptide repeat protein, which yields MRMFKLLLGGAALVGAALGPGSAEAAAKVIGPGFGRICYEYARAGHASDTGLAACNQALAEQNLASDDRAATLVNRGILHMYAKAHALALASYEQALRVNPDQAEAYVNQGIALVNLGRDAEAVAAVNRALELNTARPELAYYTRGVAYEMLGNDRAAFNDYRQAAALKPDWQEPHTQLRRFSVVPKEQG from the coding sequence ATGCGGATGTTCAAGCTGCTACTCGGTGGGGCCGCGCTCGTGGGGGCGGCACTGGGGCCAGGGTCCGCGGAAGCCGCAGCCAAGGTGATCGGCCCTGGGTTCGGCCGCATCTGCTACGAGTATGCCCGGGCCGGACATGCCTCGGACACAGGCCTCGCGGCCTGCAACCAGGCGCTCGCCGAGCAGAACCTGGCTTCGGACGATCGGGCCGCGACCCTCGTCAACCGCGGGATTCTCCACATGTATGCCAAGGCGCACGCGCTCGCGCTCGCCAGCTACGAGCAGGCACTGAGGGTGAATCCGGATCAGGCCGAGGCCTACGTGAACCAGGGCATCGCGCTGGTGAACCTCGGCCGGGACGCCGAGGCAGTGGCGGCGGTCAACCGAGCGCTGGAGCTGAACACCGCACGGCCCGAGCTCGCCTACTACACGCGCGGCGTCGCCTACGAGATGCTCGGCAACGACCGCGCCGCCTTCAACGACTACCGCCAAGCCGCCGCGCTCAAGCCCGATTGGCAGGAGCCGCACACGCAGCTTCGGCGCTTTTCGGTCGTCCCCAAGGAACAGGGCTGA
- a CDS encoding LVIVD repeat-containing protein — translation MAWKRMVGCLLVVAGGLVGCSEDSRPPDSPDAFVPVADAGPEEGPDGGDAGPDGGTDGGSEWDGTYVPLEEHGNRVDTGRYSPCEIFSAVRPCGTFSSFDLGVCNARSLEQEGQEGRYLLAGRMEDGSGAFRYDFAATLALGADGGAVVFNGKPATEQREGRARLFSTVQTSSDGGARGEVLVTCEAPEPPGFTGCYASCLNGRMSNQATFRAERMTWARGESEAFGLERVSERFVNLAMPADVYVTQNHAYVVGLSRDGQPGGLSVFDVSDKAAPVHVKTFQFPGDTEWNGVWAKDGALYVASAHRGVLLFDIRHPADPQFLRSLSTSNDSVHTVFVEGNRLYATDLAGVILYDVSNALEPIELNRYAPFPGINPHDMFARGDRLYVNYATEGLIAVDVSNPQDLRTLGAYSVYDHYSHASAVATFGGRTIAFMGGEGPFEHLRVLDVTDPARMVKMGMFQLRPVVSIHNMVLVGKRLYLSWYQEGVRVLDVSNPTQPQQVAYFNTFRENDPGRGNYLDGAIGIRVPGDGYIYAVDTSRGLLILREK, via the coding sequence ATGGCCTGGAAACGCATGGTGGGATGTCTCCTGGTGGTTGCAGGGGGGCTGGTCGGATGCTCGGAAGATTCGCGGCCTCCGGATTCTCCAGATGCATTCGTCCCCGTGGCGGATGCCGGTCCTGAGGAAGGGCCGGACGGGGGTGACGCCGGCCCTGATGGCGGAACGGACGGTGGCAGCGAGTGGGATGGCACCTACGTGCCGCTCGAAGAGCACGGCAACAGGGTGGACACGGGCCGCTATTCACCCTGTGAGATCTTTTCCGCCGTGAGGCCCTGCGGAACGTTCTCCAGCTTTGATTTGGGGGTGTGCAACGCCCGCTCTTTGGAGCAGGAGGGGCAGGAAGGACGGTATCTTCTGGCTGGCCGGATGGAGGACGGCTCCGGTGCCTTCCGCTATGACTTCGCCGCCACCTTGGCCCTGGGCGCGGATGGGGGGGCCGTGGTGTTCAACGGCAAACCCGCCACGGAGCAGCGCGAGGGACGCGCCCGCCTCTTCTCCACGGTTCAGACCTCTTCGGATGGCGGCGCGCGCGGCGAAGTGCTCGTCACCTGCGAGGCGCCTGAGCCTCCAGGATTCACCGGATGCTACGCGTCCTGTCTCAACGGGAGGATGTCCAACCAGGCCACCTTCCGGGCGGAGCGGATGACATGGGCCCGTGGGGAGTCCGAGGCCTTTGGCTTGGAACGGGTCTCCGAGCGTTTCGTGAACCTGGCCATGCCAGCGGATGTGTATGTGACCCAGAACCATGCCTACGTCGTGGGCCTCTCTCGGGACGGCCAGCCTGGAGGACTCAGCGTCTTCGACGTGAGCGACAAGGCGGCTCCGGTGCACGTGAAGACCTTCCAGTTTCCGGGCGACACGGAATGGAATGGGGTGTGGGCGAAGGACGGCGCACTCTACGTGGCGAGTGCCCATCGGGGCGTGCTTCTCTTTGACATCCGCCATCCGGCTGACCCGCAGTTTCTGCGCAGCCTGTCCACGAGCAACGACAGCGTGCACACCGTCTTTGTCGAAGGCAATCGACTCTATGCCACGGATCTCGCGGGGGTGATTCTCTATGACGTCTCCAATGCCCTGGAGCCCATCGAACTCAACCGCTACGCGCCTTTTCCTGGCATCAACCCGCACGACATGTTCGCCAGGGGTGACCGGCTCTACGTCAACTATGCCACCGAGGGCTTGATCGCCGTGGATGTGAGCAACCCACAGGACCTCCGGACCCTGGGCGCGTACAGTGTTTACGACCACTACAGCCACGCGAGCGCGGTGGCCACCTTCGGTGGCCGCACCATCGCTTTCATGGGAGGGGAGGGGCCTTTCGAGCACCTCCGCGTGCTCGACGTCACGGACCCGGCCCGGATGGTCAAGATGGGGATGTTCCAGCTTCGTCCCGTGGTCTCGATTCACAACATGGTCTTGGTGGGCAAGCGCCTCTATCTCTCCTGGTATCAAGAGGGGGTCCGGGTGCTGGACGTGTCCAATCCCACCCAGCCCCAGCAGGTGGCGTACTTCAACACCTTCCGAGAGAATGATCCGGGCCGGGGGAACTACCTCGATGGCGCGATTGGCATTCGCGTACCGGGGGATGGGTATATCTACGCGGTGGACACCTCGCGAGGTCTGCTCATTCTGAGAGAGAAGTAA
- a CDS encoding FHA domain-containing protein has protein sequence MFNLSVVVSGTRITTKATLASREIFVGRSKKCHLVLRDETVSGVHCRLIAFEGGALVLDEGSTNGTLLNGELVVRPTIMTADDELRVGPYVLGVQSLVGGASAFSPPRRAESAQHIDPPLSVEARPAEERPRPQARPTELQISQAQVFWRILGFQEPATLEQARAAYEAQVKECCPDTASDLNPWLSERSEQRLREITFAWEYIQRLFRRGLEAA, from the coding sequence GTGTTCAATCTGTCAGTGGTGGTGAGTGGAACGCGGATCACGACGAAGGCCACACTGGCCAGCCGAGAGATCTTTGTCGGCCGCTCAAAAAAGTGTCACCTCGTGCTCCGGGACGAAACGGTCTCGGGAGTCCACTGTCGGCTGATCGCCTTCGAGGGGGGAGCGCTCGTCTTGGACGAGGGCTCAACGAATGGGACGCTCCTCAATGGCGAACTCGTGGTTCGGCCCACGATCATGACAGCGGACGACGAACTGCGCGTCGGGCCCTATGTGTTGGGGGTGCAGTCCTTGGTGGGCGGTGCGAGCGCGTTCTCTCCACCCAGGCGGGCTGAAAGCGCGCAGCACATCGATCCTCCGTTGTCCGTCGAGGCCCGCCCGGCCGAGGAGCGTCCGCGCCCGCAGGCGCGGCCCACCGAGCTTCAGATCTCTCAGGCGCAGGTCTTCTGGAGGATCCTCGGCTTTCAGGAACCGGCCACCCTGGAGCAGGCTCGTGCGGCCTACGAAGCGCAAGTGAAGGAGTGCTGCCCGGACACGGCGTCGGATCTCAACCCGTGGCTGAGCGAACGCTCCGAACAGCGGCTCCGGGAGATCACATTCGCCTGGGAGTACATCCAGCGCTTGTTCCGCAGGGGCCTGGAGGCCGCATGA